Proteins encoded by one window of Aphidius gifuensis isolate YNYX2018 linkage group LG2, ASM1490517v1, whole genome shotgun sequence:
- the LOC122850036 gene encoding uncharacterized protein LOC122850036 isoform X1, producing the protein MGSRLKNLLLNIVVLIFFICKNYANEIPIENEEIDYRLPNSVIPKSYEIRMVTDMENLEFTGDVKIEALIKNETDKIILHHGNIEIQSYSVKLLKNNVTTKVSILNTTYDKKTEKYTIFLKKILEKDSKIIIAINSNGTLSDNMIGFYKSSYFDDKGNIKWLAATQFQATHARHAFPCFDEPGFKATFKVEISRTEKYKSLSNMPKADEKYIKEDKIYWDFYEISKPMSTYLCAFIIADFVNSKNGSISVWTRPEYIKQASYALDIGNKSLDYFNKLFDEPYHLEKLDMIALPDFAAGAMENWGLVTYKESRMLYSPDESSDSAQQTVASVIAHELAHNWFGNLVTPQWWDTLWLSEGFARYYEYFATAKIESTWKYDQQFVVNVLQNIFNLDGLDHSKPMTRSVKTTSDIGKSGDKITYDKGASIIRMMDQTFGSSTFNKAVVAYLKNNRYGSTVPDDLWNEIQKQIITDKIIIPIQVKTIMDSWTTQSGYPVVNVTKNKNIIKINQERFFIRNPKNISKNKTWWIPLTWTTKSQMDFKSTAPKKWFEKKTDKINLAINNDDLFILNIQQTGFYRVNYDRDMWYQIINVLKGSSFKDIHEINRAAIIDDLLNLARAGYISYDIALDGLQYIVHEDNYIPLKSAFVGLDYLEKRFAGQPNYELFAVSFINKFVIILYLIGYLYLQNHILNLISRITVTLDFDDKILDNKFDILLRAEVNRWACKLNHKACIDKSIKHFSSFTSAEKPVPKNQRATVYCSSIRHGSHSDWTKLWDRYLSSDSAAEKTVILQSLGCSRNETTLENYLLSAIGDFEITHVRRQDSVSIFAAVSNSGLFGAEYILNFVDKYHLKMKAYYGSYENVAEIVATASERFSTQKLVDKFSQFIIKNKKSFESIIDQLNDSLELAKFELDWYKKNSYTILKWIRNNNYDNSNKYRLPTSIIPKSYKIQVIPELYPTFTFNGTVEIVTTVVEETEIVVFHTKEIEFINIDLSVNDTPLKIINQTEDKLYQVMIITLANSVPKESELLINISYKGQLNTEMRGFYRSSYVDDKNNTRWLASTHLEPVGARRMLPCFDEPGFKATFELSVGRLKDYVAVSNTKLIGSITNGDRILDSFEKTPVMSSYLLALIVSDFKKITDKKIYSAWARPNVIDQANYAVSVISPVINYFEKSLGHTYQLSKLDMAAIPDFASGAMENWGLITYKETNMLYHENHTPITSKQSIINVIAHEIAHQWFGNLVSPKWWSVVWLSEGFARYYQYHTTAKIESSWQLESQFIVEQLQKSFETDGLPSSHPMTHDVNTPSEISAIFDDISYAKGASVLRMIEKVIGPELFNKSLTSYLEDRKYNSVVPDNLFDAMQKQVDITKLNITKIMNTWTTQAGFPVVHVERTDKIINLKQERFLLKNPDNIDVNNTWWIPITWASKSNPDFSKTAPTNWLSSSTASITINNPKNEWFILNVQQSGYYRVNYDSDSWKSIIDVLKSDKFKDIHEINRAAIIDDLLNLARANYVDYSVALSATEYLIQETDYIPWRAAFNGFTYLNKVFAGKDIYNLYKTHILTSLKPIYKKLGSNEIKGESHVDKILRRYIFNWACEFNDQDCIDKSMELFAAWRANETQLVPVNLRNTVYCVAMKYGTVEDWEFLNGKINSTNVNTEKDLITSSLKCTKNSLISVLNDKNEIIVDKNMTRGKDEDDWYDLHGPRIFEWLDKKYPSKDYRLPTTVKPLKYKIYLTPFLVEKNFTFNGEVEIKMQAKTNVSSVVLHADKLTIQKITTRIDSVKLLEVSSYQLNSTTQKLTIYFNKFVQADTKFYVTIHYTGILNNKMEGFYRSSYEDNTGKTHWLASTQFEKFGARQAFPCFDEPEFKANFTVNIERPNEYHTRSNMALKSSIASLLENFTWDTYEESVPMSSYLVAFVVSDFVNISNEHGNFSVWARPNAIEDAQISLYYGEKSLSFLENYTGIEYPLSKVDMVAIPDFAAGAMENYGLVTFREYGLLVQEDVTSSLYLRYMATTIAHELVHFWFGDLVTCQWWDRLWLNEGFAEYLEWVVIDGITPEWKIMDQFAVYELQVALAKDSDATMRPMNNIMQTPYDSGEGNNAIIYGKAASVIHMMRCGFGEKIFQKGLNIYLSNNQYDTGTSEKLWSALQESADSVGGISSVDEDVEDLMNSWASQPGYPLLSVSVTEKSIELSQERFLITGKNESLETKPYWIPISYATKSEPNFNRTSPVFWFGKRNESFDNPDIVHDEWYIVNVKQSGFYRVNYNLENWENLIEALKHDNFDGIHEINRAQIIDDLLNMAQGKWVSYELALDATKYLENEIDLLPWRSFFNGVAYLIDRFEGQAIEPIFKNYILKLIENVYKEVGFVRSPLDSHMDGLKRQVILSWACKFDHIHCVDQSRSLFNQLKENKTKIDRDARPALYCTALKYGDYNDWIFLWEEYKKSNLESEKITILNSLGCSRNKTAIDYYFNILLSRDTAIRDQNVDLIISSVYKADGFGVNITLEYLMSNYKKLYDYYGSWNDVASIFNGVAGKISTQIQIDKLENFILETPGIIEISKSLNSSLMIARDNLEWYNNHSTIILSWLNGPTEPKPSGSNSIHVTGLFLTGVSFIFLIILNVTF; encoded by the exons ATGGGTtctagattaaaaaatttactgctAAATATagtggttttaattttttttatttgtaaaaattatgcAAATGAAATACcaattgaaaatgaagaaattgatTATCGTTTACCAAATTCCGTGATACCAAAATCATACGAAATTAGAATGGTAACAGATAtggaaaatttagaatttactGGAGATGTTAAAATAGAAGcactaattaaaaatgaaacagacaaaattattttgcatcATGGAAATATCGAAATACAATCATAcagtgtaaaattattaaaaaataatgtaacaaCAAAagtttcaatattaaataccacatatgataaaaaaactgaaaaatatacaatttttttaaaaaaaatattagagaaAGATTCTAAAATTATCATTGCAATTAATTCCAATGGAACTTTGTCTGACAATATGATTGGTTTTTATAAAAGTTCATACTTCGATGACAAAGGAAATATCAA aTGGTTAGCTGCAACACAATTTCAGGCAACTCATGCAAGACATGCATTTCCATGTTTTGATGAGCCTGGATTTAAAGCAACTTTTAAAGTTGAAATATCTCgaactgaaaaatataaatcattgaGCAACATGCCTAAagctgatgaaaaatatat taaggaagacaaaatatattgggatttttatgaaattagtAAACCCATGTCAACGTACTTGTGTGCATTTATAATAGCTGATTttgttaattcaaaaaatggaAGTATAAGTGTTTGGACACGACcagaatatataaaacaagcaAGCTATGCTTTAGATATTGGAAATAAAagtcttgattattttaataaactttttgatGAGCCTTATCATCTAGAAAAATTGGATATGATTGCTCTTCCAGATTTTGCTGCTGGTGCAATGGAAAATTggg GTCTCGTAACATACAAGGAATCTCGAATGTTATATAGCCCAGATGAGTCATCAGATTCAGCCCAGCAAACAGTTGCATCTGTCATAGCCCATGAATTAGCCCACAattg gTTTGGCAATTTAGTGACACCACAATGGTGGGACACACTTTGGTTGAGTGAAGGTTTTGCTAGATACTATGAATATTTCGCAACAGCTAag attGAATCAACATGGAAATATGATCaacaatttgttgttaatgtattacaaaatatttttaatcttgatGGATTGGACCATTCAAAACCAATGACAAGAAGTGTAAAAACAACTTCAGATATTGGTAAAAGTGGTGATAAAATAACGTATGACAAGGGTGCAAGTATTATCAGAATGATGGATCAAACTTTTGGTTCGTCAACATTCAACAAAGCAGTGGTagcttatttaaaaaataa tcgTTATGGATCTACAGTACCAGATGATCTTTGGAatgaaattcaaaaacaaataattactgataaaataattattccaaTACAAGTTAAAACTATCATGGATTCATGGACAACACAATCTGGATATCCAGTTGTAaatgtaacaaaaaataaaaatattattaaaataaatcaagaacGTTTTTTCATCAgaaatccaaaaaatatatcaaaaaataaaacctggTGGATACCACTAACATGGACAACAAAATCACAAATGGACTTTAAATCAACAGCGCCAAAAAAatggtttgaaaaaaaaacagataaaattaatcttgcaataaataatgatgatttgtttattttaaatattcaacaaacag gttTTTACCGTGTAAATTATGATCGGGATATGTGGTATCAGATAATAAATGTTCTCAAAGGTTCATCATTTAAAGATATACATGAGATAAATCGTGCTGCAATTATTGATGACTTGTTGAATTTAGCTAGAGCTGGTTATATTAGTTATGACATTGCATTGGATGGACTTCAATATATTGTTCATGAAGATAATTATATTCCTTTAAAATCGGCATTTGTTGGTTTGGATTATTTGGAAAAACGTTTTGCTGGACAACCAAATTACGAACTTTTTGCtgtaagttttataaataaatttgtaataattttatatcttaTCGGTTATCTTTATTTACAGAATCATATTCTCAATTTAATTTCCCGGATCACCGTGACATTGGATTTTGATGATAAGattcttgataataaatttgatatacttTTACGAGCAGAGGTCAATCGTTGGGCTTGTAAATTAAATCACAAAGCatgtattgataaatcaataaaacatttttcatcatttacaTCTGCTGAAAAACC agttCCAAAGAATCAAAGAGCAACTGTTTATTGTTCATCGATAAGACATGGATCACACTCAGATTGGACAAAGCTGTGGGATCGTTATCTATCATCAGATTCTGCTGCTGAAAAAACAGTCATTTTGCAAAGCCTTGGATGTTCACGAAATGAAACAACCCttgaaaa TTATCTACTGTCTGCAATCGGTGATTTTGAGATCACTCATGTCCGTAGACAAGATAGTGTTTCAATATTTGCAGCTGTATCAAATTCTGGATTATTTGGTGcagaatatatattaaattttgtcgataaatatcatttaaaaatgaaagcaTA ctATGGTAGTTATGAAAATGTAGCTGAAATAGTTGCAACAGCATCAGAAAGATTTTCAACACAAAAactagttgataaattttcacaatttataataaaaaataaaaaaagctttgagAGTATTATTGATCAGCTGAATGATTCTTTAGAGCTGGCAAAATTCGAGCTTGattggtacaaaaaaaattcatacactattttaaaatggattcgtaataataattatgataatagtAACAAGTATCGTCTTCCAACAAGTATAATTCCAAAGAGTTATAAAATCCAGGTTATTCCTGAGTTGTATCCTACATTTACATTCAATGGAACTGTCGAAATAGTAACAACTGTTGTTGAAGAAACAGAAATTGTAGTTTTTCATACAAaagaaattgaatttataaatattgatttgagTGTAAATGACACAcctttaaaaatcatcaaccaAACAGAAGACAAGTTATACCAAGTGATGATTATTACTTTGGCTAATTCAGTACCAAAAGAATCTgaacttttgataaatatttcttaCAAAGGCCAATTAAATACAGAGATGAGGGGTTTTTATAGAAGTTCATACGTTGATGATAAGAATAATACCAG ATGGCTAGCTTCAACTCATCTTGAACCAGTTGGTGCCAGAAGAATGCTTCCCTGTTTTGATGAGCCTGGATTTAAAGCAACATTTGAGCTAAGTGTTGGCAGATTAAAAGATTATGTTGCTGTAAGCAATACAAAACTCATTGGCAGTATTACAAA tgGAGATCGTATTCTGGATTCCTTTGAAAAAACTCCAGTGATGTCTTCATACTTGTTGGCTTTGATAGTgtcagattttaaaaaaataactgataaaaaaatttattcagctTGGGCAAGACCAAATGTTATTGATCAAGCAAATTATGCTGTGTCTGTTATTTCAccagtaataaattattttgaaaaatcactCGGACATACGTATCAATTGTCAAAGCTAGACATGGCTGCAATACCTGATTTTGCATCTGGAGCTATGGAAAATTGGGGTTTAATAACATACAAAGAAACAAATATGCTTTATCATGAAAATCACACACCAATAACatcaaaacaatcaattataaatgttattgcCCATGAAATTGCACATCAATG gTTTGGCAATTTGGTCTCACCAAAATGGTGGAGTGTTGTGTGGCTCAGTGAAGGATTTGCTAGATATTATCAGTATCACACAACAGCAAAA attGAATCATCTTGGCAACTTGAGTcacaatttattgttgaacAATTACAAAAATCTTTTGAAACTGATGGTTTACCTTCAAGTCATCCAATGACTCATGATGTTAATACTCCATCTGAAATAAGTGCAATATTTGATGACATATCATATGCCAAAGGAGCCAGTGTTTTGAGAAtgattgaaaaagttattggtCCTGAACTTTTTAACAAATCGTTGACTTCTTATCTTGAAGATAg aaaatataactCAGTGGTTCCTGATAATCTTTTTGATGCTATGCAAAAACAAGTtgatattacaaaattaaatataacaaaaattatgaatacATGGACAACACAAGCAGGATTTCCTGTGGTACATGTTGAAAGaactgataaaataattaatcttaAACAAGAACGtttcttattaaaaaatcctgataatattgatgttaataatacaTGGTGGATTCCAATAACTTGGGCATCAAAATCAAATCctgatttttcaaaaactgCACCAACAAATTGGCTGAGTTCATCAACTGCATCAATTACAATTAACAATCCTAAAAATGAATGGTTCATTCTAAACGTTCAGCAATCTG ggtATTATCGTGTTAATTATGACAGTGATTCTTGGAAGTCAATAATCGATGTTCTGAAGAGTGATAAATTCAAAGATATACATGAAATTAATCGTGCagcaattattgatgatttattaaatcttGCAAGAGCAAATTACGTTGATTATTCAGTTGCATTATCAGCAactgaatatttaatacaagAAACTGATTATATACCTTGGAGAGCTGCTTTTAATGGTTTTACTTACTTGAATAAAGTGTTTGCTGGAAAAGATATCTACAATTTGTACAAA ACACACATACTGACAAGCTTGAAgccaatttacaaaaaattaggatcaaatgaaattaaagGAGAGTCtcatgttgataaaatattgagaagatatattttcaattgggCTTGTGAATTTAATGATCAAGATTGTATTGATAAATCCATGGAGCTATTTGCTGCCTGGAGAGCAAATGAAACacaatt agtTCCAGTTAATTTACGAAATACTGTTTACTGTGTTGCCATGAAATATGGAACAGTTGAAGATTGGGAATTTcttaatggaaaaattaattcaactaaTGTTAATACCGAAAAAGATTTGATAACAAGTTCACtaaaatgtacaaaaaattcattaatttctgtgctgaatgataaaaatgaaataattgtaGACAAAAATATGACAAgaggaaaagatgaagatgattGGTATGATCTTCATGGTCCTCGTATTTTCGAATggcttgataaaaaatatccaagcAAAGATTATCGACTTCCAACAACAGTTAAACCActgaaatacaaaatttatttaacaccatttttggttgaaaaaaattttacatttaatggTGAAGTTGAAATTAAGATGCAGGCAAAAACAAATGTATCCAGTGTTGTTCTTCATGCAGATAAATTGactatacaaaaaattacaacaagaATAGATTCTGTTAAACTTTTAGAAGTCTCAAGTTACCAGCTCAATTCTACTACTCAAAAATTAAcgatttatttcaataaatttgtaCAAGCAGAtactaaattttatgttacaaTACATTATACTggaatattgaataataaaatggaaGGATTTTATAGAAGCTCTTATGAAGACAATACTGGAAAAACACA ttgGCTTGCCAGTACTCAGTTTGAAAAATTCGGTGCAAGACAAGCATTTCCCTGTTTCGATGAGCCTGAATTTAAAGCTAATTTCACAGTGAATATTGAAAGGCCTAATGAATATCATACACGCAGCAATATGGCTCTTAAATCTTCCATTGCATCATT ATTGGAGAATTTCACATGGGATACCTATGAAGAAAGTGTACCAATGTCTTCCTACCTCGTAGCTTTTGTCGTGTCAGATTTTGTTAACATATCCAACGAACATGGCAATTTTAGTGTCTGGGCTCGTCCAAATGCCATTGAAGATGCacaaatttcattatattatgGTGAAAAGTCTCTGAGTTTTCTTGAAAATTACACTGGCATTGAATATCCACTTTCAAAGGTTGACATGGTAGCTATACCAGATTTTGCAGCTGGTGCCATGGAAAATTATGGTCTTGTTACGTTCCg ggAATATGGTTTGTTGGTCCAAGAGGATGTAACTTCATCATTGTACTTGAGATACATGGCCACAACAATTGCTCATGAACTTGTTCACTTTTGGTTTGGCGATTTGGTAACTTGTCAATGGTGGGATCGCCTTTGGCTGAACGAAGGTTTTGCTGAATACTTAGAATGGGTCGTAATTGACggg aTTACTCCTGAATGGAAAATAATGGATCAATTTGCTGTTTATGAATTACAAGTTGCATTAGCAAAAGATTCAGATGCAACAATGAGGccaatgaataatataatgcAAACACCATATGATTCTGGTGAAGGAAACAATGCAATTATTTATGGaaaag CTGCAAGTGTTATTCATATGATGCGTTGTGGATTTggagaaaaaattttccaaaaaggattaaatatttatctgagCAATAATCAATATGACACTGGAACATCAGAAAAATTATGGTCAGCTCTTCAAGAAAGTGCTGATTCTGTTGGTGGAATTTCTTCTGTCGATGAAGACGTTGAAGATTTGATGAACTCATGGGCAAGTCAACCTGGTTATCCACTTCTCAGTGTGTCAGTGACAGAAAAATCTATTGAACTTTCTcag gaACGTTTTTTGATTACTGGTAAAAATGAGTCGTTAGAAACTAAACCCTACTGGATACCAATATCATATGCAACAAAATCTGAACCAAATTTTAATCGTACATCTCCAGTATTTTGGTTTGGTAAACGAAATGAGTCATTTGACAATCCTGACATTGTACATGATGAATGGTACATTGTAAATGTCAAACAATCAGGTTTCTATCGAGTCAactataatttagaaaattgggaaaatttaattgaagcaTTAAAGCATGATAACTTTGATGGAATACATGAGATAAATCGTGCTCAAATTATTGATGATCTTTTAAATATGGCACAGGGTAAATGGGTATCATATGAATTGGCTTTAGATGCTAccaaatatttagaaaatgaaattgatcTATTACCATGGAGATCATTCTTCAATGGTGTTGCATATTTAATTGACAGATTTGAGGGACAAGCAATTGAgccaattttcaaaaattatattctaaaattaattgaaaatgtttataaagAAGTTGGCTTTGTTAGATCACCACTTGATAGTCATATGGATGGATTAAAAAGACAAGTAATATTATCATGGGCTTGTAAATTTGATCATATTCATTGTGTTGATCAATCAAGaagtttatttaatcaattgaaagaaaataaaacaaaaattgatcgTGATGCAAGACCAGCATTGTACTGCACTGCATTGAAGTATGGTGATTATAATGACTGGATATTTTTGTgggaagaatataaaaaatcaaatttagaatcagaaaaaattacaatattaaattcactaggatgttcaagaaataaaacagcaattgattattattttaatattcttttgtCACGTGATACTGCAATTAGAGATCAAAATGTTGATCTTATTATTTCGTCGGTATACAAAGCTGATGGTTTTGGTGTTAATATaacacttgaatatttaatgagtaattataaaaaattgtacgaTTATTATGGCAGTTGGAATGATGTAGCAAGTATATTTAACGGTGTTGCTGGTAAAATATCTACACAAattcaaattgataaattggaaaatttcATATTAGAAACACCAGGAATAATAGAAATATCtaaatcattaaattcttCATTGATGATTGCACGTGATAATTTAGAATGGTACAACAATCAttctacaattattttatcatggtTGAATGGACCAACTGAGCCAAAACCATCTGGCTCAAATTCCATCCATGTTACTGGACTATTTTTAACTGGAgtatcttttatatttttaatcatattaaatgtgactttttaa